The DNA sequence TTATATCCAGATTTGGAAATAAAGTTGGTGTGATGCATAGTAAATTATCTACTGGTGAAAAATATGATGGATGGAGAAGGGCAAGAGATGGAGACATATCTATTATGATAGGACCGAGATCAGCAGTTTTCACTCCATTTAGAAACTTAGGAATCATAATCATTGATGAAGAACATGAAATGAGTTATAAATCTGAAATTTCACCTAAATATCATGCTAGAGAAGTAGCGATAAAAAGAGGAGAAATGACTGGAGCAACTGTGGTACTAGGTTCAGCGACACCTTCTTTAGAGACATACTATTTAGCTAGGAAAGGTAAATATACATTACTAGAATTAAAACATAAAGCTGCTGCGACCAAGAAATTAAATGTTGAAATCGTAGATATGAGAGAAGAACTGTCTAATGGTAATAAATCAATATTTAGTGACACATTAAGAAACGAGATACAAAATAAGCTTTTCAAGAAAGAACAAATAATTCTGTTTCTTAATAGACGAGGTTATTCAAGATTTGTATCATGCAGACAATGTGGATATGTAGTAAAATGTAAAAATTGTGATATACCCTATACATACCATGCATATGATGATAAACTTATATGTCATTATTGTGGTAGTGCGATAAATATGGTGGATAAATGCCCTTCATGTAATTCCAAGTATATCAAGCAATTCGGAATAGGTACTGAAAAAGTGGAGACATATGTGAAAAAAGAGTTTCCCTGTTCAAGAGTACTTAGAATGGATTTGGATACAACTTCTAAAAAGAACAGTTACGATTCCATATTAGGAAAATTTCGAAACGGTGATGCAGACATACTAATAGGTACTCAAATGGTTGCTAAGGGACATGATTTTCCTAATGTAACACTAGTTGGAGTATTAGCAGCTGATTTATCCCTCTATATGAGTGATTTCAGAGCTTCTGAAAGGACATTCCAATTATTGACTCAAGTGACTGGGAGAGCAGGAAGAAGCATTCTGGAAGGGACAGCTATAATACAGTCCTATACACCGGACCATTATAGTATAACTACTTCAAAAGACCAGGATTATAAAAGTTTCTATGAAGCTGAAATCAAATATAGACAAGTGATGAATTATCCACCTTTTTCCAATTTGCTTGTGCTGTTGATTCAATCTACAAATGAAAAGGAATTGATAAAAAGGTCATTTGAACTGAAAAATGACATATGTTTAGTTTCTCCAAGGCTTGGGCTAGAAGTTATTGGTCCTTCACCGGCTAATATATCTAAGATAAAAAACAATTATAGAAGAGTTATTTTGTTACGAGGCAACAAATATGAGGAGTTGATGCAATTCATAAACAGATATATGATAAGATTGAGCAATAAATACAATGATATATCAATACATATTGATATTAACCCATTAATGTCATATTAATATAATTTACGCCATTTCATAAAAGTATAAATATAAATCGAAAAAAGGAGTGTTTTTTAATGGCTTTAAGACAAATAAGAACTGTAGGCGACGATATTTTAAGAAAGAAAGCTAGAGAAGTGAAAGAGATCACTAAAAATATAAAAGTCTTGACAGAAGATATGATAGAAACTATGAAAAGTGCTAATGGATGTGGCCTAGCTGCACCTCAAGTAGGTATGTTGAAAAGGATTGTAGTGATTGATGTGGGTGATGGTCCACTTGTACTCATTAACCCTAAGATTGTTGAAACCAAAGGGGAACAAATCAATCCAGAAGCATGTTTGAGTGTACCAGGAAAATCAGGCATAGTCAAAAGACCTGAATATGTTAAAGCAGAAGCTACCAATTTAGATGGAGAGAGATATACTATTGAAGGTACAGAACTACTGGCTATAGCTTTGTGTCATGAAACTGACCATCTAGACGGACAATTATTTATTGATATAGCTGAAAAAATAGTGGAAGATTAAAGAGGGTGAGAATGTGAAAGTAGTATTTATGGGAACTCCTGATTTTTCAGTACCAACTTTACAGGAGTTGATTGATTCTGAACATGAAGTAGTAGCAGTCGTAACCAAGCCTGACAAACCAAAAGGTAGAGGCAATAAAGTTTTATTTACACCTGTTAAAGAAGTAGCCATCAGTAATGATATACAAGTATTTCAACCTCAAAAATTAAGCGAAGAGGATTTTGTTGAGGCTATGGAGAACATTAAACCAGATGTTATAGTTGTTATAGCTTTCGGTAAGATATTGAATAAACGTATACTTAATTTACCTAAATACGGATGTATTAATGTTCATGCCTCCTTATTACCAAAATATAGAGGAGCAGGACCAATTCAATGGTCACTGATTAATGGAGAAACCGAGACTGGTATCACCACTATGTATATGGCAAGTGGAATTGATACAGGAGATATGTTGTTGAAAGAAGCCGTTAAGATAGAAGACGATGATACTGGTGGTTCCTTACATGATAAATTATCTCAAGTTGGAGCAAAATTATTGATTAAAACACTAAAAGAAGTGCAAAATAATACTATCACCAGGGAAAAACAAGATTCAGAAGAATCAACATACGCTCCTATGCTTGAAAAAAGTATGGGTAACATCAATTGGGAATATGATGCTAAGAAAATTGAGTTATTGATAAGAGGTCTTAATCCATGGCCAAGTGCTTATACTTATCTAGGTAATAAAATACTTAAAATCTGGAAAGCTACAGTTATAGAAGATAATTATAAGGGAAAATCTGGAGAGATAGTGGATATATCAAAAAGTGGATTTGTTGTTAAATGTAAAGACAGCAGTCTATTGATTAATGAAGTTCAATTACAAGGCAAGAAAAGAATGACAGCAGATGCATTCTTAAGAGGTTATAAACTAGAATGTGGTGAACTTCTCGGAAGGAGATGACAACATGAGGGGAATCGGAGCATATGGTCTTTTTTATGACCCAACTTTCATAATATTAATACCTGCTATGTTATTATCGCTGTATGCTCAATCAAAAGTATCTTCAACATTCAAGAAGTATTCAGGATATAGAAATAGCAGAGGTTATACAGGTAAAGATATTGCAGAGATGATTTTAAGAAGATCGGGCATCTATGATGTTAGGGTAGAACATGTTAGAGGTAATTTAACAGATCATTATGACCCTAGGAAAAAAGTTCTGAAATTATCTGATTCAGTTTATAATAGTCAATCAATAGCAGCAGTTGGAGTTGCAGCACATGAATGTGGTCATGCAATTCAACATAATACGGGATATACGTTTTTAAAAGTAAGACATGCAATATATCCTATTGTAAATATATCCTCTAAACTTGCTATGCCTATTATTATACTTGGGTTGATTGCAAGTGCGTTTTTCCTTAAATTAGGGATTATATTATTTTCTGCTGTAGTACTATTTCAATTGGTAACTCTACCAGTTGAATTTAATGCTTCTAGTAGGGCAATAGGGATTCTAGAATCCAATGCGTATCTTTCTTATGAAGAGATTGTTCCTGCAAAAAAAGTTTTATCTGCCGCTGCACTTACTTATGTGGCAGCCGCTGCAGCATCCATATCTAGTTTACTTAGATTACTATTGATAGCTGGCAGAAGAAACGACTAATCAATTAGTTACCGGGGGTAGAAATGACAAAGGTTAATAATACAACAAATAAAATTAACGCTAGAAATGTTTCATTAAACATTTTAACTGATATATTTAACGATAAAGCTTATACCAATATAGCTATAGATAGATGTTTCAGCCATAATGAAATGAATAAACAAGATAGAGCTTTCATTACAAGAATAGTGGAAGGTACAGTTGAACACGTTATCACTATTGATTATATCATCAATAAATTTTCCAAAACCAAAACTAGGAAGATGAAGAAAATCATTCTTTATATTCTTAGGCTATCTGTCTATCAGATAAAATATATGGATAAAGTTCCAGTATCTGCTGTTTGTAATGAAGCTGTAAAATTAACTAAAAAAAGAAAGTTCAATAATCTATCTGGATTCGTAAATGGAATTTTAAGAAATATTTCAAGGAACTTGAATGATATTCAGTACCCCAATGAAATTGATGAACCAGTTAAATATTTATCTGTAGTTTATTCTTTTCCAGAGTATATTATAGATTTATGGTTAGAATATTACGATTATGATACGGTAAAAGAAATGTGTATCAATAGTAATAAAACTGTTAAAACCAGTATACGCTGTAATCTCACAAAAGTTAGTAATACTGATTTACAGAATCAATTGATAGACGAAAATGTACATGTTGAAGAAGGAAAATTACTTGAGTATGCTATGAAGATAGATAATTATAATAATATTAGAAGTCTACAGCCATTCATAGAAGGTAAATTCTCTGTACAAGATGAAAGTTCTATGTTAGTAGCGCATTTAGCACAGCCTGAAGGAAACAGTCTCGTTGTTGATGTATGTGCTGCACCAGGTGGAAAGACTACCCATTTCGCAGAGCTAATGAAAAATACAGGATGTGTTGATTCAAGAGATATATATCCTAAGAAATTACATCTTATAGATGAAAATGTAAAAAGATTACAGTTGAATAATGTTACAATAAGAGAGTATAATGCATTAGAGACTGATAAATCACTAATAGAAAAAGCTGACATAGTGGTAGCAGATGTTCCTTGTTCAGGACTTGGAATCATAAGTAAAAAACCAGATATTAAATATAACATTGAAAAAAAAGATATTGAACAATTGATTGAAATACAAAGAAATATATTGAAAGTGGTATACAAATATGTAAAAATAGGTGGTATACTAATGTTCAGTACATGTACAGTTAATCCAGAAGAAAATATACAAAATGTTAGATGGTTCATTGATAATTTCCCTTTTGAATTGGTTGATTTTAATGATATTCTACCAGATAGAATCGGTAGTGATACAAAAGGGTATATTCAATTATTGCCAGGGCAATATGATACAGATGGATTCTTTATTGCTAAACTTAGAAGAATAGCTAAATAGATTATGGAAGGAATAGTAATGAACAACAAAATTGATATATTATCTATGAATATAGATGAGTTGATTAAATATTTAGAGAGTATTGGCGAAAAGAAATTTAGAGCCAAACAGATATATAAATGGTTACATGAAAAGAGAGTTGTATCTTTTGTTGATATGACTAATATATCTAAGGCTTTACAAGATAGATTAGCAAAAGACTGTGACATAATAAGGTTAAATGAAGTTAGACGATTAGAATCACAAGACGGAACTATTAAGTTTTTGTTTGAATTATACGATCATCAAGTTGTTGAAAGTGTATTAATGTCTTATAAGCATGGAAACTCCATATGTATATCCTCACAAGTAGGATGTAGAATGGGATGTAAGTTTTGTGCATCGACAATTGGTGGATTAAAAAGGCATCTTGCAGCATCGGAAATGTTAGGTCAGATATATGAAATAAACAGAATAACTGGTAAAAGGATTTCTAACATTGTTATTATGGGTACAGGTGAACCATTAGATAATTATGATAATCTAATTAAGTTTATTAGGATTATTAATTCAGAAGACGGTATGAATATAAGTGCAAGAAATATAACAGTGTCTACTTGTGGTATAATAGAAAAAATAAATGAGCTAGCAGAAGAAAAAATACCAATAACTTTAGCTATATCATTACATGCACCTAATAATAAAATAAGGAAAACAATGATGCCTGTTGCCAATATTTATGGTTATGAGCTTTTAATAGAAACATGCAAGAATTATGTGGATGAAACTAAGAGAAGAATTACATTCGAGTATAGTTTGGTTAAAGGGGTAAATGATTCAAAAGAATGTGCACAAGAGTTATCTAAAGTATTAAAAGGTATTCTTTGTCATGTTAATCTTATACCTGTCAATCAAGTAGAAGAAAGTGGCTATAAACATAGTGACAGAGAAACGATAAATACATTTAAAAGTATATTAGAAAAGCATAGAATACCTACTACCGTTAGACGGGAATTAGGTAGTGATATAGATGCGGCATGCGGGCAACTTAGAAGAAGTTATACAAAAGAAAATAGTAATTAAATATAAATAAAATAAGGGATAATGGTAATACTATAGGAGGTTATATGAAAGCTATAGGAAAAACCCATAAAGGGAAAATAAGAAATATAAATCAAGATAGTTTTTTTATT is a window from the Vallitalea longa genome containing:
- the priA gene encoding primosomal protein N', with protein sequence MKNYADIIVDISHSKLDKVFQYRVPDELTNEITVGTVVNIPFGKGNKNINGYVVGFTDKPNFDIDKIKDIISIDAINVSIEAHLIKLAVWMKERYACTIISALRTLIPISKKVNDKTQKEIVRNVNVRELESYIKIWDDKNFKALSRAGKYLINNERCRQNTIIRKANITTSVLTNLEKKGIITVNLEHIYREPYKVDEFKRTINKMPNEEQQKAIDVISDNLDNDSHVFLVHGITGSGKTEVYMQIIKKVIEKGQQAIVLIPEIALTPQTVRNFISRFGNKVGVMHSKLSTGEKYDGWRRARDGDISIMIGPRSAVFTPFRNLGIIIIDEEHEMSYKSEISPKYHAREVAIKRGEMTGATVVLGSATPSLETYYLARKGKYTLLELKHKAAATKKLNVEIVDMREELSNGNKSIFSDTLRNEIQNKLFKKEQIILFLNRRGYSRFVSCRQCGYVVKCKNCDIPYTYHAYDDKLICHYCGSAINMVDKCPSCNSKYIKQFGIGTEKVETYVKKEFPCSRVLRMDLDTTSKKNSYDSILGKFRNGDADILIGTQMVAKGHDFPNVTLVGVLAADLSLYMSDFRASERTFQLLTQVTGRAGRSILEGTAIIQSYTPDHYSITTSKDQDYKSFYEAEIKYRQVMNYPPFSNLLVLLIQSTNEKELIKRSFELKNDICLVSPRLGLEVIGPSPANISKIKNNYRRVILLRGNKYEELMQFINRYMIRLSNKYNDISIHIDINPLMSY
- the def gene encoding peptide deformylase — encoded protein: MALRQIRTVGDDILRKKAREVKEITKNIKVLTEDMIETMKSANGCGLAAPQVGMLKRIVVIDVGDGPLVLINPKIVETKGEQINPEACLSVPGKSGIVKRPEYVKAEATNLDGERYTIEGTELLAIALCHETDHLDGQLFIDIAEKIVED
- the fmt gene encoding methionyl-tRNA formyltransferase, with amino-acid sequence MKVVFMGTPDFSVPTLQELIDSEHEVVAVVTKPDKPKGRGNKVLFTPVKEVAISNDIQVFQPQKLSEEDFVEAMENIKPDVIVVIAFGKILNKRILNLPKYGCINVHASLLPKYRGAGPIQWSLINGETETGITTMYMASGIDTGDMLLKEAVKIEDDDTGGSLHDKLSQVGAKLLIKTLKEVQNNTITREKQDSEESTYAPMLEKSMGNINWEYDAKKIELLIRGLNPWPSAYTYLGNKILKIWKATVIEDNYKGKSGEIVDISKSGFVVKCKDSSLLINEVQLQGKKRMTADAFLRGYKLECGELLGRR
- a CDS encoding zinc metallopeptidase, which produces MRGIGAYGLFYDPTFIILIPAMLLSLYAQSKVSSTFKKYSGYRNSRGYTGKDIAEMILRRSGIYDVRVEHVRGNLTDHYDPRKKVLKLSDSVYNSQSIAAVGVAAHECGHAIQHNTGYTFLKVRHAIYPIVNISSKLAMPIIILGLIASAFFLKLGIILFSAVVLFQLVTLPVEFNASSRAIGILESNAYLSYEEIVPAKKVLSAAALTYVAAAAASISSLLRLLLIAGRRND
- the rsmB gene encoding 16S rRNA (cytosine(967)-C(5))-methyltransferase RsmB gives rise to the protein MTKVNNTTNKINARNVSLNILTDIFNDKAYTNIAIDRCFSHNEMNKQDRAFITRIVEGTVEHVITIDYIINKFSKTKTRKMKKIILYILRLSVYQIKYMDKVPVSAVCNEAVKLTKKRKFNNLSGFVNGILRNISRNLNDIQYPNEIDEPVKYLSVVYSFPEYIIDLWLEYYDYDTVKEMCINSNKTVKTSIRCNLTKVSNTDLQNQLIDENVHVEEGKLLEYAMKIDNYNNIRSLQPFIEGKFSVQDESSMLVAHLAQPEGNSLVVDVCAAPGGKTTHFAELMKNTGCVDSRDIYPKKLHLIDENVKRLQLNNVTIREYNALETDKSLIEKADIVVADVPCSGLGIISKKPDIKYNIEKKDIEQLIEIQRNILKVVYKYVKIGGILMFSTCTVNPEENIQNVRWFIDNFPFELVDFNDILPDRIGSDTKGYIQLLPGQYDTDGFFIAKLRRIAK
- the rlmN gene encoding 23S rRNA (adenine(2503)-C(2))-methyltransferase RlmN produces the protein MNNKIDILSMNIDELIKYLESIGEKKFRAKQIYKWLHEKRVVSFVDMTNISKALQDRLAKDCDIIRLNEVRRLESQDGTIKFLFELYDHQVVESVLMSYKHGNSICISSQVGCRMGCKFCASTIGGLKRHLAASEMLGQIYEINRITGKRISNIVIMGTGEPLDNYDNLIKFIRIINSEDGMNISARNITVSTCGIIEKINELAEEKIPITLAISLHAPNNKIRKTMMPVANIYGYELLIETCKNYVDETKRRITFEYSLVKGVNDSKECAQELSKVLKGILCHVNLIPVNQVEESGYKHSDRETINTFKSILEKHRIPTTVRRELGSDIDAACGQLRRSYTKENSN